In Nitrospirota bacterium, the following are encoded in one genomic region:
- a CDS encoding type II toxin-antitoxin system RelE/ParE family toxin: MNWTIEYYVTVEGRCPVKEFIDSLSEEGQAKYIFITKLLKEYGIQVKEPYVRQITGHKKLYAIRIKDKTSISRILYFAHTGREFILLHGFIKKTDKTPSKEIEIAEKRMTDYVFREV, from the coding sequence GTGAATTGGACAATTGAATATTACGTAACAGTTGAAGGCAGATGTCCTGTAAAAGAATTTATTGATTCTCTTTCCGAAGAAGGGCAGGCAAAGTATATTTTTATCACTAAATTACTAAAGGAATATGGCATTCAAGTAAAGGAGCCATATGTTAGACAAATCACAGGGCATAAGAAACTTTACGCGATAAGAATAAAGGACAAAACAAGTATCAGCAGGATACTGTATTTCGCTCATACCGGAAGGGAATTCATATTGCTGCATGGTTTTATAAAAAAGACAGACAAAACTCCTTCAAAGGAAATAGAAATAGCCGAAAAGAGAATGACAGATTACGTTTTTAGGGAGGTGTGA
- a CDS encoding helix-turn-helix domain-containing protein — translation MKKFTYEAHVRELLKKKRVREEYEKLLPEYGLAKSIIDQRLRKKMTQEDIAHKAGIPQSTVSRIERLTHGLPKLVTLKKIAEALDAKLVIKLEPKGHIGKYMLASESEKPLTIEEARKRYGRHSKK, via the coding sequence ATGAAAAAGTTTACTTATGAAGCGCATGTAAGGGAATTGCTTAAAAAGAAAAGAGTCAGGGAAGAATACGAAAAACTTCTTCCTGAATATGGGCTTGCAAAAAGCATCATTGACCAAAGGTTAAGGAAGAAAATGACGCAGGAAGATATTGCGCATAAAGCCGGAATTCCGCAGTCAACGGTATCACGGATAGAAAGGCTTACCCATGGGCTTCCCAAGCTGGTCACTCTCAAAAAAATAGCGGAAGCCCTTGACGCTAAACTGGTAATAAAGCTTGAGCCTAAAGGCCATATCGGTAAGTACATGCTTGCGTCAGAAAGTGAAAAGCCTCTTACGATTGAAGAGGCCCGGAAGCGGTATGGCAGGCATTCCAAAAAGTAG
- a CDS encoding BrnT family toxin, protein MSFIIDDIIWLDTIVEKLAWKHNVLPHEVEDVLSGKCRIFKRESGDVEGEDLYNALGRTESGRYLSVFFIKKLNNRALIITARDMHRRERLRYEKK, encoded by the coding sequence CTGTCATTCATTATTGATGATATAATATGGTTAGACACAATTGTTGAAAAACTTGCATGGAAGCATAATGTATTGCCGCATGAGGTGGAAGATGTTTTATCAGGCAAATGCAGGATTTTCAAACGAGAGAGCGGCGACGTTGAAGGGGAAGATTTATATAATGCCCTTGGCAGGACAGAAAGTGGACGATATCTCTCAGTATTTTTTATCAAGAAGCTCAATAACAGAGCATTGATTATAACTGCGAGGGACATGCACAGGAGGGAGAGATTGAGATATGAAAAAAAGTGA